The Candidatus Krumholzibacteriia bacterium genome window below encodes:
- the rplL gene encoding 50S ribosomal protein L7/L12 translates to MSEKIETIVGQVEELSVMELSELVKALEDKFGVTAAAPMAMAMPAAGGGEDAAEEKTEFDVVLSAAGDKKIQVIKVVRAITGLGLKEAKELVDGAPKSVKEAVSKDEADGFKTQLEEAGAVVEVK, encoded by the coding sequence ATGTCCGAGAAGATCGAAACCATCGTCGGCCAGGTGGAGGAACTCTCCGTCATGGAGCTCTCAGAGCTCGTAAAGGCCCTGGAAGACAAGTTTGGTGTTACGGCTGCCGCCCCCATGGCGATGGCCATGCCCGCCGCCGGTGGCGGGGAGGACGCAGCGGAAGAGAAGACCGAGTTTGATGTGGTCCTTTCCGCCGCAGGCGACAAGAAGATCCAGGTGATCAAGGTGGTTCGCGCCATCACGGGCCTGGGACTGAAGGAAGCCAAGGAGCTGGTCGATGGAGCGCCCAAATCCGTCAAGGAAGCGGTCTCCAAGGATGAAGCCGATGGCTTCAAGACTCAGCTCGAGGAAGCTGGAGCGGTCGTCGAAGTCAAGTAG